The Musa acuminata AAA Group cultivar baxijiao chromosome BXJ3-6, Cavendish_Baxijiao_AAA, whole genome shotgun sequence region AGTGTCGAAGCTGCAACAGCTGGTCTCGCCTTTCGGAAAGGTAGGAGAGACATCAACTTGACCTTCTCCACTTCTTGTTCTGTTCGAGATTGCTGTGTTGGAAAGCCAACAGCAAAAGGTTTTGGTGAACGCAGTCGGACACAGCATCTGTTCTTTCCGAGGCCACTGCCTACATCAAATTCTTGCATGATCAACTCCAGGTTCCACCCTTGGCTCCTCCTCTCTCTTAATGCTTCAACAGCAATCATACTCGGTGATAAAGCTGTGTCCATGGCAGGTGCTGAGCGCTCCTTATCTGCAGACGACAGTGACGGGGGAGATGGAGGTGAGCTAATTCTTCCATCAATCACTCCTCTCTTCATCATAGGAAGTACAAGAACAGGAGACAATAATCCTTACCTTGGCATTCGTTTATGCTGATTCATATATCTTGAGATGCAATCTAGGATGGTGAGCATCACAGCCTAAGAAGCCGTGGCCTCTGTCTCGTGCCGGTGGCCTCCACACGCAGAATTGCTCAAAGCAATGGCGCCGATCTATGGGCGCCGGTGAACTCAAACAGATCACCATAAACTACAACAGTGTGATCTTAATATCGGTGACTGCATCTGCAGGTTGAGGAAACATCTTCTCCAGAGCCGGGAAGTGGTGTCGACTTGTTTGCTTGATTGAGATTCTAACTCCAATTCATTTCCTCTTCGGACCTGATAATTCCATTACAGTGTCACTCAATTCAGTGTTGCTCAGATATATTACACCTGTTTGtatatgccatgatggtgcctcTCACTGGATGCTGGAAGCAGCTGCATGCACTTCTAGTAAGATTAGCTCAAGTAGAAGCTGTGAGATTGCATAGAGCCCTATAGTTTGCAGATTTCACTGCAACTGGAGATCTGAACAATTGCATGATAAAAGGATGTTATGATTTCTGTATTGCTAGTAAGAAAAGCTCATGTCACATTTAGTGCACATGGTTCTTCTGAGAAGGCAGTACAGTCTGCCATGGATCAAAACTGAATGCTAGAGATGAAGGCACTTCTTGTTAGCTGGGCAATTTTATATGAATCACTTTAGTTTGGTGATTGTGAGGAACTCAGATTGAATCGATTCACTTCCAAGCAAAGAAGAGATCAACATGAAGCCAAAAGCTCAAGATCTTGTTGTTGTCTTCTTTCTTAAAGAAGATTCTTTCCTGATCAGTATCTACAACCCTATGTAACAAAGAGCTTCTCCATCTCTGTCCACGGCAGCCAATGCTACTAACTCAAGCCTTCGAATCCTCCCCCCTTCATCATCTGCTTAAATTCCTTGAAGTCCACCATCCCATCCCGGTCGTCGTCCACCTTGTT contains the following coding sequences:
- the LOC135641557 gene encoding transcription factor bHLH153-like isoform X1; protein product: MMMMTEVVDHKRRGHDGFVLGNLSGEKRLKAAVSPKVKIGVQEKKDKIGERVSKLQQLVSPFGKSDTASVLSEATAYIKFLHDQLQVLSAPYLQTTVTGEMEDGEHHSLRSRGLCLVPVASTRRIAQSNGADLWAPVNSNRSP
- the LOC135641557 gene encoding transcription factor bHLH153-like isoform X2; the encoded protein is MMMMTEVVDHKRRGHDGFVLGNLSGEKRLKAAVSPKEKKDKIGERVSKLQQLVSPFGKSDTASVLSEATAYIKFLHDQLQVLSAPYLQTTVTGEMEDGEHHSLRSRGLCLVPVASTRRIAQSNGADLWAPVNSNRSP